Proteins encoded within one genomic window of Anopheles gambiae chromosome 3, idAnoGambNW_F1_1, whole genome shotgun sequence:
- the LOC1280431 gene encoding serine-enriched protein isoform X1, with product MPEVLPLSGMADAEPDLSTFENKSGLAEDMKFLASMPELCDVTFLVGETREPVCAVKAVLAARSRVFQKMLYQAPSPQRKKEPPPRENKLRLFLKRSSEPLLNLQNAAQQRSGFNQQLAPIAEPAGQQHQTLIIEEFEPDVFRQLIEYIHTGCVTLQPRTLLGVMNAADYYGLEELRRACGGFVQCCINVDTVCALLASAERYIQYKCTKSLVQKVLEFVDEHGNEVLNLGSFTLLPQHVVRLILAREELRADEFTKFQAALMWSKKYCDSNQNTPLKEVIGNFLEYIQFHKIPANVLMREVHPLGLVPYSIIMNALAYQADPASVDPGKLSPNSSRVRRARQSHGRSMSVQSSLDPYGSNTTLSSSGSSDPASGPPHSN from the exons ATGCCTGAAGTGCTCCCACTTTCTGGCATGGCTGACGCCGAGCCGGACCTCTCGACGTTCGAGAACAAGTCCGGCCTGGCGGAGGACATGAAGTTTCTCGCCTCGATGCCGGAGCTGTGCGACGTGACGTTTCTGGTGGGCGAGACGCGCGAGCCGGTCTGCGCGGTCAAGGCGGTGCTGGCCGCCCGCTCCCGCGTCTTCCAGAAGATGCTCTACCAGGCCCCGTCGCCGCAGCGCAAAAAGGAGCCGCCGCCGCGCGAGAACAAGCTGCGCCTCTTCCTGAAGCGCTCCTCCGAGCCGCTGCTGAACCTGCAGAATGCGGCGCAACAG AGAAGCGGCTTCAACCAGCAACTAGCGCCTATTGCGGAG CCGGCCGGTCAGCAGCACCAGACGCTTATAATAGAAGAGTTCGAGCCGGACGTGTTTCGGCAGCTGATCGAGTACATTCACACCGGCTGCGTGACGCTGCAGCCCCGCACCCTGCTCGGCGTGATGAATGCCGCCGACTACTACGGGCTGGAGGAGCTGCGCCGGGCCTGCGGTGGCTTCGTGCAGTGCTGCATCAACGTGGACACGGTGTGTGCGCTGCTCGCGTCGGCCGAGCGCTACATCCAGTACAAGTGCACCAAGAGCCTGGTGCAGAAGGTGCTCGAGTTTGTGGACGAGCACGGCAACGAGGTGCTGAATCTGGGCAGCTTCACGCTACTGCCGCAGCACGTGGTGAGGCTGATACTGGCGCGGGAAGAGCTGCGGGCCGACGAGTTCACCAAGTTCCAGGCGGCGCTGATGTGGAGCAAGAAGTACTGCGACTCGAACCAGAACACGCCGCTGAAGGAGGTGATTGGGAACTTTCTCGAGTACATCCAGTTCCACAAGATACCGGCGAACGTGCTGATGCGCGAGGTCCATCCGCTCGGGCTGGTGCCGTACTCGATCATCATGAACGCGCTGGCGTACCAG GCAGACCCAGCAAGTGTGGACCCCGGAAAGCTCTCCCCCAACTCCAGCCGAGTAAGGCGGGCGAGACAGTCGCACGGGCGCTCGATGTCCGTGCAGAGCTCGCTCGATCCGTACGGCTCGAACACGACGCTTAGCTCCAGCGGCAGCAGTGATCCAGCTAGTGGACCACCTCACAGCAACTAA
- the LOC1280431 gene encoding serine-enriched protein isoform X2, which produces MPEVLPLSGMADAEPDLSTFENKSGLAEDMKFLASMPELCDVTFLVGETREPVCAVKAVLAARSRVFQKMLYQAPSPQRKKEPPPRENKLRLFLKRSSEPLLNLQNAAQQPAGQQHQTLIIEEFEPDVFRQLIEYIHTGCVTLQPRTLLGVMNAADYYGLEELRRACGGFVQCCINVDTVCALLASAERYIQYKCTKSLVQKVLEFVDEHGNEVLNLGSFTLLPQHVVRLILAREELRADEFTKFQAALMWSKKYCDSNQNTPLKEVIGNFLEYIQFHKIPANVLMREVHPLGLVPYSIIMNALAYQTQQVWTPESSPPTPAE; this is translated from the exons ATGCCTGAAGTGCTCCCACTTTCTGGCATGGCTGACGCCGAGCCGGACCTCTCGACGTTCGAGAACAAGTCCGGCCTGGCGGAGGACATGAAGTTTCTCGCCTCGATGCCGGAGCTGTGCGACGTGACGTTTCTGGTGGGCGAGACGCGCGAGCCGGTCTGCGCGGTCAAGGCGGTGCTGGCCGCCCGCTCCCGCGTCTTCCAGAAGATGCTCTACCAGGCCCCGTCGCCGCAGCGCAAAAAGGAGCCGCCGCCGCGCGAGAACAAGCTGCGCCTCTTCCTGAAGCGCTCCTCCGAGCCGCTGCTGAACCTGCAGAATGCGGCGCAACAG CCGGCCGGTCAGCAGCACCAGACGCTTATAATAGAAGAGTTCGAGCCGGACGTGTTTCGGCAGCTGATCGAGTACATTCACACCGGCTGCGTGACGCTGCAGCCCCGCACCCTGCTCGGCGTGATGAATGCCGCCGACTACTACGGGCTGGAGGAGCTGCGCCGGGCCTGCGGTGGCTTCGTGCAGTGCTGCATCAACGTGGACACGGTGTGTGCGCTGCTCGCGTCGGCCGAGCGCTACATCCAGTACAAGTGCACCAAGAGCCTGGTGCAGAAGGTGCTCGAGTTTGTGGACGAGCACGGCAACGAGGTGCTGAATCTGGGCAGCTTCACGCTACTGCCGCAGCACGTGGTGAGGCTGATACTGGCGCGGGAAGAGCTGCGGGCCGACGAGTTCACCAAGTTCCAGGCGGCGCTGATGTGGAGCAAGAAGTACTGCGACTCGAACCAGAACACGCCGCTGAAGGAGGTGATTGGGAACTTTCTCGAGTACATCCAGTTCCACAAGATACCGGCGAACGTGCTGATGCGCGAGGTCCATCCGCTCGGGCTGGTGCCGTACTCGATCATCATGAACGCGCTGGCGTACCAG ACCCAGCAAGTGTGGACCCCGGAAAGCTCTCCCCCAACTCCAGCCGAGTAA